CGCGGCGGCGGCGCTGCTGGCGGCGGAAGGGATGCTCAATCGTCTCGGCAGGCCAGTAGACCCGGCCCGGCTCGGCGCTGGCCTGCTCGCCGCCCGCCCGGTCCAGGGCCGCTTCGAGACGGTGGCCCGCCTGAATAAGCTGAGATTCGTCAACGACTCGATTGCCACCCGCACGGTGGCGGTGGAGGCCGCCCTCCAGCAGGCCGCCGCGCCGATTGCCTGGCTGGTCGGCGGGCGTGACAAGGGCGCGGATCTGGGACCGCTGCGCCGCGCCGCCGAGGGCAAGGTCAAGCAGGTCATCGCCTTCGGTCAAGACGGCGAAGCACTGGCCCACCAACTGGGGCTGCCGTATCAGGTGGTGGCGTTCGGCGAACTGAGCGGCGAGGCCACCCTGAGGGAAGCGGTGCGGCTCGCCGCTGAATTCTTGACAGATGAAGAGGGAGAGGCAAGCGGCACGGTGCTGCTGGCCCCCATCGGCACCAGCTTCGATCTCTACCGCGATTACACCGAGCGCGGAGACGTCTTCACAGCGGCGGCCAGGGCCTGGGTCAGTGCTCAGGCCGCGCCTGCGGAGGTGCCGGTATGAATATGAGTGCCAATCTGCTACTGGCCCAGGTCCTCTTGCTGGTACTGGGCACGCTGGCCGTCGGCACCGCCGACCCGGACCGCTTGCCGGATCAGGTCATCAAGGCGGTGGTGGCCATCCTGCTCACCGCCGGGCTGTCACAGTTGCGGCCCAAGGTCTTCCTCAAGCTGGCCACACCCGCCTGGCTGTTCGCCCTGCTGCTCCTGGTGCTGGTGCGCTTCATCGGTCACGGCACAGAAACATCTCCCGGCACCAAGCGGTGGCTGTTCAACGGTGCGCTGCAATTTCAGCCGTCCGAGTTCGCCAAACTGGCCCTGATTCTGATGCTGGCGAGCTTCTTCGCACGCCGGGGGGTCTACCGCAAGCTGATCTCGGCCACCGGCATGATCGCCCTGACCACCATGCTGGTGCTGATCGAACCGGACCTGGGCACCACCGTCTTGATGTTCTCGCTCGGCATCGTGCTGATGTACGCCGCCGGGGTGCGGTTTACCAACATCACGGCGCTGCTGTTTGCCCTGGCACTGCTGGCCCTCCCCTGGCTGAGCATTTATCTGGAGCGCCATCCCTACATCTTCAACCGCCTGACCTCGTTTCTCGCGCGCGGCGACGATGCCCAGAACGTGGTGGTCAAGGGCCTCGACCAGATCGGCATGGCCCACCGCGATCTGAGTTTCGGCGGCATCTGGGGCCAGGGACCCGAGGCCCCGCGCTATCCGTACTTCGCCGACCACACTGACCTGGCCATTGCCTCAGTGGGCTTTTCCACTGGGCTGCTGGGCGTCACCATGGTCATCTTCGCCTACTGGCTGGTGGTGTCCACCGCCCTGCAAGTCGGCCAGCTCGCCGCCCGCGTGCGCCCGATGACGCCCAACCTGCACGGAGCCAGCATCATGGCCACCGGGGCAATGTATATGATCGTGGGCCAGGCGTTCGTGAATCTGGCGGTGGCGGCGGGTGTCTTCCCGGTGACGGGCGTGCCGCTGCCACTGGTCAGCTACGGATTTTCCAGCATGCTGAGCATCTCGATTGCCCTGGCGGTCATTCACTCGGCCCTGCGCGAGGTGAAGAGTGCCCTGCCCGAAGAGGAGCAGACGCCGGAGCTGATCGCGGCAGACTGAGTGGGCAGCGGTAGGCCGTGAGACGAACAAACTGAATAGAAAGGGTCGCCGGGTGAGGGCGGCCTTTTTCGCTCTTGACAGTGACACAGACCCGAACAGTTCCGGAATCGGTGAGCTGCTCCTCCATCGACGCTGCCGCTTGCTAGACTTCCCTCAATGAGCGAAGTCGTTTTGTCCACGGGCGGCACGGGTGGACACATCTACCCGGCGGTGGCCACCGCCTTTGAGCTGCTCTCACGCGGCCACCAGGTCACCTTGCTGGGCCAGCGCGGCGGCATGGAGGAGCGCATCGCCGCCGAGCAGAGCCTGAACTTCTTCGGCGTGCAGGCGGGCAAGCTGGCCCGCAGCGGTCAGGGCCGGGCCGACCCACGTGAGCTGCTGCGGGCCGGGAGCGGGCTGGTGGAGGCCCGGCGCTGGCTGAGCCGCACCCGCCCGGCAGTGGTGGTGGGCTTCGGCGGCTTTGCCAGCTTACCAGGGGTGCTGGCCGCCCAGAGCCTGGGGCTGCCTACCGTGCTGCACGAGCAGAATGCCCGCCTGGGTCTGACCCAGCGCCTGGCCGTGCGCCTCGCCAGAGCGGTGGGCACCGCCTACCCGGTGGTGGCCGGGCTGAGTGGGCGCAAGGCCGTGCTGGTCGGCATGCCAGTGCGTGAGGAGCGCCTGGAGCGCACGGAGGCGCTGACCCGGCTGAACCTCGACCCGCAGCGCCTGACTTTGTTCATCATGGGCGGCTCACAGGGCAGCCTGGCACTCAACAACGTGCTGCCGGAAGTGCTGCGGGCCACTTTCCCCGGCGGCGGGTCGGTTCACGGCCCCATTCAGGTGCTGCATGCCTGCGGGCCGCGCTGGATCAGCAACGTCGCGCCGCGCGTGGCCGATCTGGAGTGGTACAGCGTCGAAGGCTACGTGGACGCGGTGGCGGCCTGGTCGGCGGCGGATATCGCGGTCACGCGGGCGGGCACCGGCGCACTGGCCGAGGCGGCCTTCTACGGCGTGCCGACGTTGATGGTGCCGCTGCCAGAATCCTCGGAGAACCATCAGCTCTTTAATGCCCGCGCGGTGGCGGCAGCGGACGCGGGGCAGGTGATCGAGCAGCCCAGCGTGTCGGCCCAGATGGGCGGGGCGGTGTTAGAGTGTCTGGAGCCGCAGCGCCGCCGCGCCATGCAGAGCGCCGCCCTGGCCCGCAGCCCTGCGGGAGCCACCGGGCGGCTGACTGATCTGGTGCTGGCCCACGCCCGGCGAGAGGCCACATGACCAACAGCAACGCCGAACTGATTTCTTCCCCGCCCCCTGCACCTG
This portion of the Deinococcus rubellus genome encodes:
- a CDS encoding FtsW/RodA/SpoVE family cell cycle protein; translated protein: MSANLLLAQVLLLVLGTLAVGTADPDRLPDQVIKAVVAILLTAGLSQLRPKVFLKLATPAWLFALLLLVLVRFIGHGTETSPGTKRWLFNGALQFQPSEFAKLALILMLASFFARRGVYRKLISATGMIALTTMLVLIEPDLGTTVLMFSLGIVLMYAAGVRFTNITALLFALALLALPWLSIYLERHPYIFNRLTSFLARGDDAQNVVVKGLDQIGMAHRDLSFGGIWGQGPEAPRYPYFADHTDLAIASVGFSTGLLGVTMVIFAYWLVVSTALQVGQLAARVRPMTPNLHGASIMATGAMYMIVGQAFVNLAVAAGVFPVTGVPLPLVSYGFSSMLSISIALAVIHSALREVKSALPEEEQTPELIAAD
- the murG gene encoding undecaprenyldiphospho-muramoylpentapeptide beta-N-acetylglucosaminyltransferase; translated protein: MSEVVLSTGGTGGHIYPAVATAFELLSRGHQVTLLGQRGGMEERIAAEQSLNFFGVQAGKLARSGQGRADPRELLRAGSGLVEARRWLSRTRPAVVVGFGGFASLPGVLAAQSLGLPTVLHEQNARLGLTQRLAVRLARAVGTAYPVVAGLSGRKAVLVGMPVREERLERTEALTRLNLDPQRLTLFIMGGSQGSLALNNVLPEVLRATFPGGGSVHGPIQVLHACGPRWISNVAPRVADLEWYSVEGYVDAVAAWSAADIAVTRAGTGALAEAAFYGVPTLMVPLPESSENHQLFNARAVAAADAGQVIEQPSVSAQMGGAVLECLEPQRRRAMQSAALARSPAGATGRLTDLVLAHARREAT